A region of Rattus rattus isolate New Zealand chromosome 7, Rrattus_CSIRO_v1, whole genome shotgun sequence DNA encodes the following proteins:
- the Srsf7 gene encoding serine/arginine-rich splicing factor 7 isoform X2 yields MSRYGRYGGETKVYVGNLGTGAGKGELERAFSYYGPLRTVWIARNPPGFAFVEFEDPRDAEDAVRGLDGKVICGSRVRVELSTGMPRRSRFDRPPARRPFDPNDRCYECGEKGHYAYDCHRYSRRRRSRSRSRSHSRSRGRRYSRSRSRSRGRRSRSASPRRSRSVSLRRSRSASLRRSRSGSIIGSRSRSRSRSRSRSISRPRSSRSKSRSPSPKRSRSPSGSPHRSASPERMD; encoded by the exons ATGTCACGTTACGGGCGGTATGGAGGAG aaaccaaggtaTATGTTGGTAACCTGGGAACTGGCGCTGGTAAAGGAGAGTTAGAAAGGGCATTCAGTTACTATGGGCCCTTAAGAACTGTATGGATTGCCAGAAATCCTCCAGGATTTGCCTTTGTGGAATTTGAAGACCCTAGAGATGCAGAGGATGCAGTTCGAGGATTGGATGGGAA aGTGATTTGTGGTTCTCGAGTGAGGGTTGAATTATCAACAGGCATGCCTCGGAGATCTCGGTTTGATAGGCCACCTGCCCGTCGTCCCTTTGATCCTAATGATAGATGCTATGAGTGTGGTGAAAAGGGACATTATGCTTATGACTGTCATCGCTATAGCCGACGAAGAAGAAGCAG GTCACGATCTAGATCACATTCCCGATCCAGGGGAAGGCGATACTCTCGCTCACGTAGTAGGAGCCGCGGTAGGAG GTCAAGATCAGCATCTCCTCGACGATCAAGGTCCGTGTCTCTTCGTAGATCAAGATCAGCTTCACTCAGAAGATCTAGGTCTGGTTCTATAATAGGATCGAG aTCCCGCTCAAGGTCGAGATCAAGATCCAGGTCTATTtcacgaccaagaagcag CCGATCAAAATCCAGATCTCCATCTCCTAAAAGAAG tcGTTCCCCATCAGGAAGTCCACACAGAAGTGCAAGTCCAGAAAGAATGGACTGA
- the Srsf7 gene encoding serine/arginine-rich splicing factor 7 isoform X3, giving the protein MSRYGRYGGETKVYVGNLGTGAGKGELERAFSYYGPLRTVWIARNPPGFAFVEFEDPRDAEDAVRGLDGKVICGSRVRVELSTGMPRRSRFDRPPARRPFDPNDRCYECGEKGHYAYDCHRYSRRRRSRSRSRSHSRSRGRRYSRSRSRSRGRRSRSASPRRSRSVSLRRSRSASLRRSRSRSRSRSRSRSISRPRSSRSKSRSPSPKRSRSPSGSPHRSASPERMD; this is encoded by the exons ATGTCACGTTACGGGCGGTATGGAGGAG aaaccaaggtaTATGTTGGTAACCTGGGAACTGGCGCTGGTAAAGGAGAGTTAGAAAGGGCATTCAGTTACTATGGGCCCTTAAGAACTGTATGGATTGCCAGAAATCCTCCAGGATTTGCCTTTGTGGAATTTGAAGACCCTAGAGATGCAGAGGATGCAGTTCGAGGATTGGATGGGAA aGTGATTTGTGGTTCTCGAGTGAGGGTTGAATTATCAACAGGCATGCCTCGGAGATCTCGGTTTGATAGGCCACCTGCCCGTCGTCCCTTTGATCCTAATGATAGATGCTATGAGTGTGGTGAAAAGGGACATTATGCTTATGACTGTCATCGCTATAGCCGACGAAGAAGAAGCAG GTCACGATCTAGATCACATTCCCGATCCAGGGGAAGGCGATACTCTCGCTCACGTAGTAGGAGCCGCGGTAGGAG GTCAAGATCAGCATCTCCTCGACGATCAAGGTCCGTGTCTCTTCGTAGATCAAGATCAGCTTCACTCAGAAGATCTAG aTCCCGCTCAAGGTCGAGATCAAGATCCAGGTCTATTtcacgaccaagaagcag CCGATCAAAATCCAGATCTCCATCTCCTAAAAGAAG tcGTTCCCCATCAGGAAGTCCACACAGAAGTGCAAGTCCAGAAAGAATGGACTGA
- the Srsf7 gene encoding serine/arginine-rich splicing factor 7 isoform X5: MSRYGRYGGETKVYVGNLGTGAGKGELERAFSYYGPLRTVWIARNPPGFAFVEFEDPRDAEDAVRGLDGKVICGSRVRVELSTGMPRRSRFDRPPARRPFDPNDRCYECGEKGHYAYDCHRYSRRRRSRSRSRSHSRSRGRRYSRSRSRSRGRRSRSASPRRSRSVSLRRSRSASLRRSRSGSIIGSRSRSRSRSRSRSISRPRSSRSPSGSPHRSASPERMD; the protein is encoded by the exons ATGTCACGTTACGGGCGGTATGGAGGAG aaaccaaggtaTATGTTGGTAACCTGGGAACTGGCGCTGGTAAAGGAGAGTTAGAAAGGGCATTCAGTTACTATGGGCCCTTAAGAACTGTATGGATTGCCAGAAATCCTCCAGGATTTGCCTTTGTGGAATTTGAAGACCCTAGAGATGCAGAGGATGCAGTTCGAGGATTGGATGGGAA aGTGATTTGTGGTTCTCGAGTGAGGGTTGAATTATCAACAGGCATGCCTCGGAGATCTCGGTTTGATAGGCCACCTGCCCGTCGTCCCTTTGATCCTAATGATAGATGCTATGAGTGTGGTGAAAAGGGACATTATGCTTATGACTGTCATCGCTATAGCCGACGAAGAAGAAGCAG GTCACGATCTAGATCACATTCCCGATCCAGGGGAAGGCGATACTCTCGCTCACGTAGTAGGAGCCGCGGTAGGAG GTCAAGATCAGCATCTCCTCGACGATCAAGGTCCGTGTCTCTTCGTAGATCAAGATCAGCTTCACTCAGAAGATCTAGGTCTGGTTCTATAATAGGATCGAG aTCCCGCTCAAGGTCGAGATCAAGATCCAGGTCTATTtcacgaccaagaagcag tcGTTCCCCATCAGGAAGTCCACACAGAAGTGCAAGTCCAGAAAGAATGGACTGA
- the Srsf7 gene encoding serine/arginine-rich splicing factor 7 isoform X4, translating to MSRYGRYGGETKVYVGNLGTGAGKGELERAFSYYGPLRTVWIARNPPGFAFVEFEDPRDAEDAVRGLDGKVICGSRVRVELSTGMPRRSRFDRPPARRPFDPNDRCYECGEKGHYAYDCHRYSRRRRSRSRSRSHSRSRGRRYSRSRSRSRGRRSRSASPRRSRSVSLRRSRSASLRRSRSGSIIGSRYFQSRSRSRSRSRSISRPRSSRSPSGSPHRSASPERMD from the exons ATGTCACGTTACGGGCGGTATGGAGGAG aaaccaaggtaTATGTTGGTAACCTGGGAACTGGCGCTGGTAAAGGAGAGTTAGAAAGGGCATTCAGTTACTATGGGCCCTTAAGAACTGTATGGATTGCCAGAAATCCTCCAGGATTTGCCTTTGTGGAATTTGAAGACCCTAGAGATGCAGAGGATGCAGTTCGAGGATTGGATGGGAA aGTGATTTGTGGTTCTCGAGTGAGGGTTGAATTATCAACAGGCATGCCTCGGAGATCTCGGTTTGATAGGCCACCTGCCCGTCGTCCCTTTGATCCTAATGATAGATGCTATGAGTGTGGTGAAAAGGGACATTATGCTTATGACTGTCATCGCTATAGCCGACGAAGAAGAAGCAG GTCACGATCTAGATCACATTCCCGATCCAGGGGAAGGCGATACTCTCGCTCACGTAGTAGGAGCCGCGGTAGGAG GTCAAGATCAGCATCTCCTCGACGATCAAGGTCCGTGTCTCTTCGTAGATCAAGATCAGCTTCACTCAGAAGATCTAGGTCTGGTTCTATAATAGGATCGAGGTATTTCCA aTCCCGCTCAAGGTCGAGATCAAGATCCAGGTCTATTtcacgaccaagaagcag tcGTTCCCCATCAGGAAGTCCACACAGAAGTGCAAGTCCAGAAAGAATGGACTGA
- the LOC116904873 gene encoding tetratricopeptide repeat protein 39B-like, whose product MSRFQRHEDNDEYLLNTFSLSEGETERMTRVTRSVNLRDSETEDKFEDAHEIIPVATTMSLLSSLEECTTGLYLFLNNRFSDAINLIHPWSKNSSYHALIYSMFMVVKAILTFEPQDIQIGMNAAKEALKTCNNFRKKPRIMTLSRLVSRQGIKSIKEEELHAEVCYAECLVLKSAITFIQDDSLLNFLKSGVNVGSSYQIYKDCQQVLELMPENQSKTHRHLNGGIKFGVGVFNLMFSLVPPKSLKLLNMVGYSGDREVGLALLHDSASEPHINNILSVFTLLFYYNYVRVVVGVEKASTAATESLFLVYLEKFPNCVVLKFFRARFNMLNGNFESAKLKLQECIITQNEWKQVHHLCYWELMWCHIFLQNWKQAYNYANLLFQHSRWSKAIYTYSKAIILALLPPDSVDSENESLSSYFLRVDSLRIKFLGSSVPIEKFIAEKSQRYGTTTGWFTAQPLLEFIYAWSGFRVMSKKIELISSWLMIIDKGKELLNENPNEEYGVDDMSLLNLLKGLCLKHLGKHLKAEHYFIRVIRKERSLKYDHYLVPYSYYELGMLHYLKGDYTNATKNLDNIKNYKDYSMEARLQFRAHIALEQIAKLEK is encoded by the coding sequence ATGTCACGGTTCCAGAGACATGAGGACAATGACGAGTACCTGTTAAATACCTTTAGTCTGAGTGAAGGCGAAACTGAAAGAATGACAAGAGTAACTAGATCAGTCAATCTCAGGGACAGTGAAACAGAGGACAAGTTTGAGGATGCCCATGAAATTATCCCTGTGGCAACTACAATGAGCCTCTTGTCATCCTTGGAAGAATGCACAACTGGATTGTATTTGTTTCTAAATAACAGATTCTCAGACGCCATCAATCTTATTCACCCATGGTCAAAAAACAGTTCCTATCATGCCCTAATATACAGTATGTTTATGGTTGTCAAGGCCATCCTCACTTTTGAGCCACAGGATATCCAGATTGGAATGAATGCTGCAAAGGAAGCTCTGAAAACCTGCAACAATTTCcggaaaaaacccaggataatgactTTATCTCGCCTAGTGAGTAGGCAGGGAATAAAGTCTATCAAAGAGGAGGAGTTACACGCAGAAGTATGCTATGCCGAGTGTCTAGTCTTGAAGTCTGCCATAACGTTTATACAGGACGATAGTTTGCTGAACTTCCTTAAAAGCGGTGTCAATGTTGGGTCAAGCTATCAAATATACAAAGACTGCCAGCAGGTCTTAGAACTTATGCCGGAGAACCAAAGTAAAACCCACAGACACCTAAATGGAGGGATAAAATTTGGAGTTGGAGTATTCAATCTGATGTTTTCACTTGTTCCACCAAAATCACTTAAACTTCTCAATATGGTTGGCTATTCTGGAGACAGAGAAGTGGGGCTGGCTTTGCTTCACGACAGTGCATCGGAACCCCATATAAATAACATCTTAAGTGTGTTCACTCTTCTCTTTTATTACAACTACGTGCGTGTAGTTGTTGGTGTTGAAAAGGCTTCTACTGCTGCTACAGAGAGTCTCTTCCTGGTCTACCTGGAGAAATTCCCCAACTGTGTTGTACTTAAATTTTTTCGTGCACGTTTTAACATGCTAAATGGAAATTTTGAAAGTGCAAAGTTAAAGTTACAAGAGTGCATTATTACTCAGAATGAATGGAAGCAGGTTCATCACCTCTGTTACTGGGAACTCATGTGGTGCCATATTTTTTTGCAGAATTGGAAGCAGGCATACAACTATGCCAATCTATTGTTTCAACACAGCAGGTGGTCTAAGGCGATCTATACATACAGCAAAGCCATAATACTGGCCTTGCTTCCTCCTGATTCCGTGGACTCAGAAAACGAGAGCTTGAGCTCCTACTTCTTACGTGTGGATAGCCTGAGAATCAAATTTTTAGGCTCTTCTGTGCCGATAGAAAAGTTTATTGCTGAGAAGAGTCAGCGCTATGGTACTACAACGGGCTGGTTTACAGCACAGCCCCTTCTGGAATTCATCTACGCCTGGAGTGGCTTCCGAGTCATGAGCAAGAAAATAGAGCTTATTTCAAGTTGGCTAATGATAATTGACAAAGGAAAAGAGCTTTTGAATGAGAATCCAAATGAGGAGTATGGCGTGGACGACATGAGCTTGCTAAATTTGCTGAAAGGCCTGTGCCTGAAGCACCTGGGCAAACACCTGAAGGCTGAACACTACTTCATCCGTGTGATCAGGAAGGAGAGGTCGTTAAAGTACGACCACTATCTGGTGCCCTATAGCTACTATGAACTGGGAATGCTACACTATCTGAAAGGAGACTATACTAATGCAACCAAAAACCTCGACAACATAAAGAACTATAAGGACTATTCCATGGAGGCCCGGCTACAGTTTAGGGCTCATATTGCCCTTGAACAGATAGCTAAATTAGAAAAGTGA
- the Srsf7 gene encoding serine/arginine-rich splicing factor 7 isoform X6, with amino-acid sequence MSRYGRYGGETKVYVGNLGTGAGKGELERAFSYYGPLRTVWIARNPPGFAFVEFEDPRDAEDAVRGLDGKVICGSRVRVELSTGMPRRSRFDRPPARRPFDPNDRCYECGEKGHYAYDCHRYSRRRRSRSRSRSHSRSRGRRYSRSRSRSRGRRSRSASPRRSRSVSLRRSRSASLRRSRSRSRSRSRSRSISRPRSSRSPSGSPHRSASPERMD; translated from the exons ATGTCACGTTACGGGCGGTATGGAGGAG aaaccaaggtaTATGTTGGTAACCTGGGAACTGGCGCTGGTAAAGGAGAGTTAGAAAGGGCATTCAGTTACTATGGGCCCTTAAGAACTGTATGGATTGCCAGAAATCCTCCAGGATTTGCCTTTGTGGAATTTGAAGACCCTAGAGATGCAGAGGATGCAGTTCGAGGATTGGATGGGAA aGTGATTTGTGGTTCTCGAGTGAGGGTTGAATTATCAACAGGCATGCCTCGGAGATCTCGGTTTGATAGGCCACCTGCCCGTCGTCCCTTTGATCCTAATGATAGATGCTATGAGTGTGGTGAAAAGGGACATTATGCTTATGACTGTCATCGCTATAGCCGACGAAGAAGAAGCAG GTCACGATCTAGATCACATTCCCGATCCAGGGGAAGGCGATACTCTCGCTCACGTAGTAGGAGCCGCGGTAGGAG GTCAAGATCAGCATCTCCTCGACGATCAAGGTCCGTGTCTCTTCGTAGATCAAGATCAGCTTCACTCAGAAGATCTAG aTCCCGCTCAAGGTCGAGATCAAGATCCAGGTCTATTtcacgaccaagaagcag tcGTTCCCCATCAGGAAGTCCACACAGAAGTGCAAGTCCAGAAAGAATGGACTGA
- the Srsf7 gene encoding serine/arginine-rich splicing factor 7 isoform X1, which translates to MSRYGRYGGETKVYVGNLGTGAGKGELERAFSYYGPLRTVWIARNPPGFAFVEFEDPRDAEDAVRGLDGKVICGSRVRVELSTGMPRRSRFDRPPARRPFDPNDRCYECGEKGHYAYDCHRYSRRRRSRSRSRSHSRSRGRRYSRSRSRSRGRRSRSASPRRSRSVSLRRSRSASLRRSRSGSIIGSRYFQSRSRSRSRSRSISRPRSSRSKSRSPSPKRSRSPSGSPHRSASPERMD; encoded by the exons ATGTCACGTTACGGGCGGTATGGAGGAG aaaccaaggtaTATGTTGGTAACCTGGGAACTGGCGCTGGTAAAGGAGAGTTAGAAAGGGCATTCAGTTACTATGGGCCCTTAAGAACTGTATGGATTGCCAGAAATCCTCCAGGATTTGCCTTTGTGGAATTTGAAGACCCTAGAGATGCAGAGGATGCAGTTCGAGGATTGGATGGGAA aGTGATTTGTGGTTCTCGAGTGAGGGTTGAATTATCAACAGGCATGCCTCGGAGATCTCGGTTTGATAGGCCACCTGCCCGTCGTCCCTTTGATCCTAATGATAGATGCTATGAGTGTGGTGAAAAGGGACATTATGCTTATGACTGTCATCGCTATAGCCGACGAAGAAGAAGCAG GTCACGATCTAGATCACATTCCCGATCCAGGGGAAGGCGATACTCTCGCTCACGTAGTAGGAGCCGCGGTAGGAG GTCAAGATCAGCATCTCCTCGACGATCAAGGTCCGTGTCTCTTCGTAGATCAAGATCAGCTTCACTCAGAAGATCTAGGTCTGGTTCTATAATAGGATCGAGGTATTTCCA aTCCCGCTCAAGGTCGAGATCAAGATCCAGGTCTATTtcacgaccaagaagcag CCGATCAAAATCCAGATCTCCATCTCCTAAAAGAAG tcGTTCCCCATCAGGAAGTCCACACAGAAGTGCAAGTCCAGAAAGAATGGACTGA